A single genomic interval of Ananas comosus cultivar F153 unplaced genomic scaffold, ASM154086v1, whole genome shotgun sequence harbors:
- the LOC109704767 gene encoding uncharacterized protein LOC109704767, which produces MLKEWAIFKQKQLFGRFGVDYYAPDGDGNVILLPPLGPPKERDTLQSLGYKILNDHPGWCGMSRVFGDSIEVEGLIEWGNYIISHYTTQLRRAGILGGIIASRGKYSKNINIIKALVELWCSETNTFHLPYGEVGISLWEIRELSGLPIIGDMYDEYIPPNSELYNKNNYPNCVRELFDVYQWLMARSSTKRVRYDLWVNFFYTSCKKLSRSKFRNISNTELAPSYTEDTTRAAYISLWLCNFVMPSGLDHFIRPETFIMASKLALGEKVSLAPAILCAIHAGLSFMSDHPEGLAHPGPQFPVNFLYAWIGLHFEQTYSRKVISDNIKNIAGLRSPPQMIFFMDAAASPFNAKRARIHLRSSAHFVWGPLPYFYSFVNDGWLYDAKLAPGECKYPREVYEYIISIRQSVLPLRLGNKLHTQPYNPHRFARQFGFDQSFPESIKVPKLANHLGTLAGCWNHFLRYGTSTNYFIPKKDRIGKPTLHYARWWSNSVHSSFKHGVGYLLAVDDPRKKKKGVAIVGKDSDFEERLNSSNVRDERVLNIPEPKGKELDLFPEYDHIQADLSDDSPQREVLGLSFPIHEDKKSEEVLITGSPTGGKMHLQDPLTKSKACDVDRQEVQKIHAWMFQLKWLVENFW; this is translated from the exons ATGTTAAAAGAATGGGCGATATTTAAACAGAAACAGTTGTTCGGTCGTTTTGGGGTTGACTATTATGCTCCTGATGGTGACGGCAATGTTATATTATTGCCTCCATTAGGTCCTCCGAAAGAAAGAGACACGTTACAATCTCTCGGGTATAAAATACTTAATGATCACCCTGGATGGTGTGGAATGAGTAGAGTTTTTGGAGATAGCATTGAGGTAGAGGGTTTGATTGAATGGGGAAATTATATTATCTCTCATTATACTACTCAGTTACGTCGTGCTGGCATTTTGGGGGGTATCATAGCTTCACGGGGGAAGTACAGTAAAAACATCAATATCATTAAGGCATTGGTGGAGCTATGGTGTTCGGAGACAAATACTTTTCATCTTCCATATGGTGAGGTTGGGATTTCTTTATGGGAAATtagagaacttagtgggcttccgatTATCGGCGATATGTATGAcgaatatatccctccaaattctgaactttataataaaaataattatcccAATTGCGTTAGGGAGCTTTTTGATGTTTATCAATGGCTTATGGCTCGATCTTCTACCAAGCGTGTGCGGTATGATTTATGGGTAAATTTCTTTTACACAAGCTGTAAGAAGTTGAGTCGATCTAAGTTTAGGAATATAAGCAATACAGAACTCGCTCCCTCATATACAGAAGACACGACTCGAGCGGCCTACATTTCATTATGGTTATGCAACTTTGTAATGCCTTCTGGGTTAGATCATTTCATCAGGCCGGAGACATTTATTATGGCTTCTAAGCTGGCGTTAGGTGAAAAGGTTTCCTTAGCCCCTGCCATTCTTTGTGCTATCCATGCTGGTTTGTCTTTTATGAGTGATCATCCCGAAGGTCTTGCGCATCCTGGGCCTCAATTTCCTGTTAATTTTTTGTATGCGTGGATTGGTCTTCATTTTGAACAAACTTATTCTAGAAAAGTAATCAGTGATAATATCAAGAACATTGCTGGCTTACGAAGCCCTCCtcaaatgatattttttatggATGCGGCGGCTTCTCCTTTTAATGCTAAGCGAGCACGGATTCATCTTAGATCGAGCGCCCATTTTGTGTGGGGTCCCCTGccatatttttattcttttgttaaTGATGGTTGGCTTTATGATGCAAAATTGGCTCCAGGAGAGTGTAAGTATCCGAGAGAGGTCTATGAGTATATAATTTCTATCAGACAGAGCGTGCTTCCACTTCGTTTGGGGAACAAATTGCACACACAGCCGTATAATCCTCACCGTTTTGCTCGACAATTTGGCTTCGATCAGTCTTTTCCTGAAAGTATCAAAGTTCCTAAGTTAGCGAACCATCTTGGGACACTTGCTGGGTGTTGGAATCATTTTCTTCGATATGGCACTTccactaattattttataccaaAGAAGGACCGGATTGGGAAACCAACTTTGCATTATGCGCGCTGGTGGTCGAATAGCGTGCATTCGAGCTTCAAACACGGAGTAGGCTATTTACTAGCTGTGGATGATCCCCGCAAGAAGAAGAAAGGTGTTGCTATTGTTGGTAAAGATTCTGATTTTGAGGAGAGATTAAACTCGTCAAATGTTAGAGATGAAAGGGTTCTGAATATTCCAGAACCAAAGGGAAAAGAACTGGACTTATTTCCAGAATATGATCATATTCAAGCTGATCTTTCAGATGACTCCCCTCAACGTGAAGTTCTTGGCCTCAGTTTTCCAATTCATGAAGACAAGAAATCTGAG GAAGTGCTTATTACGGGTTCGCCTACCGGGGGTAAAATGCACTTGCAAGATCCTTTAACGAAGTCAAAG GCATGCGATGTGGACCGTCAAGAAGTTCAGAAAATCCACGCTTGGATGTTTCAACTAAAGTGGCTCGTGGAAAACTTCtggtaa